Sequence from the Phyllobacterium zundukense genome:
ATCGTCGGCCACCTGAATGTCGCCGGCCGCATTGCCGCGACCGCCTCGCAGCTTTACGCCAAGAACCTCCTCGCCTTCGTCGAGACCCTGGTCGACAAGGATGCAAAAGTCATCAAGATCGATTTCGACGACGAACTGGTCAAGGCCACCGTGCTGACCCATGGCGGCAAGGTGGTGCATCCGAACTTCGCCAGTGCTGCAACTGCAGCGTCAGCACCTGCAGCCTCAGCGGCAAAGCCCGCCGCCGGCAAGAAGGCTGCTCCTGCCAAGCCAGCGGCAACCAAGCCAGTCAAAGCGCCTGTCGCAAAGGCAGCGGCGACGGCCAAAACCGCCCCCAGCAAGACTGCGACACCAAAAGCCAAAACAGCCGCAAAGACCGCTGCTGCCAAACCCGCTGCAGCCCCATCCCCTGCAGCAAAGACTGCCGCTAAAAGCACGGAAGGAGAGGCATGATGGCTGCCGATGCAACCCTCGACAAGGCGCTCGATGCCTTGAACCAGGCGGCCGAGATGGTGCGTCAGGCCGCCGGAGCCATGCCGGATGCGGCAGGCGCTGCGGCGCATGCGGTCACCGGCGGTGCGGTCGATCCCTTCGTCTTCCGCCTGGCCATCTTCGTCCTCGCCATCTTCGTCGGCTATTATGTCGTCTGGTCGGTGACGCCGGCGCTGCATACGCCGCTGATGGCGGTGACCAATGCCATTTCCTCGGTCATCGTCGTCGGGGCGCTCTTGGCCGTTGGTCTCTCGGCCAGCGGCTTTGCCACCGGCTTCGGCTTCATCGCGCTCGTTCTCGTCAGCGTCAATATCTTCGGCGGCTTCCTCGTCACCCACCGCATGCTCGCCATGTACAAGAAAAAAGAAAAGTGAGATTTGAACGATGAGCGTTAATTTCGCAACTTTTCTGTATCTCGTTTCCGGCGTCCTGTTCATCCTGGCGCTGCGCGGCCTGTCGCATCCGACCACCAGCCGCCAGGGCAATTTCTACGGCATGACCGGCATGGCCATCGCGATCGCCACGACGCTGGCTCTGGCCGAGCCGAGCCTCAAGGGGCTCGGGCTTATCGTTGTCGGCCTTGCCATCGGCGGCAGCGTCGGCGCCTATATCGCCAAGCGCATTGCCATGACGGCGATGCCGCAGCTCGTTGCCGCCTTCCACTCGCTCGTCGGCTTTGCCGCGGTGATGGTGGCCGCCGCTGCGGTCTATTCGCCGGATTCCTTCGGCATCGGCGAGGTCGGCTCGATCCATGGCCAGGCGCTCATCGAGATGTCGATTGGCGTTGCCATCGGCGCCATCACCTTCACCGGCTCGATCATCGCCTTTTTGAAGCTCGATGGGCGCATGTCGGGCAAGCCGATCATGCTGCCGGGCCGCCATCTCCTCAATGCGGGGCTTTTGATCGCCATCGTCGTTCTCGTCGTGGCGCTGGTCCTGACCGAGAGCCATCTCGTCTTCTGGCTCATCGTCATCCTGTCGCTGATCCTCGGCGGTCTGATCATCGTGCCGATCGGCGGCGCCGACATGCCGGTGGTCGTCTCGATGCTCAATTCCTATTCCGGCTGGGCGGCGGCGGCACTCGGCTTTACCCTCGGCAATCTGGCATTGATCATCACCGGGGCACTGGTCGGCTCCTCCGGCGCGATCCTCTCCTATATCATGTGCAAGGGCATGAACCGCTCGTTCATCTCGGTCATTTTAGGCGGCTTTGGCGGCGAGACGGCCGGGGCAGCGTCCGGCGAAGTCGAACAGCGTCCGGTCAAGCAGGGCTCGGCCGACGATGCCGCCTTCATCATGAAGAACGCTTCCAAGGTCATCATCGTGCCGGGCTATGGCATGGCGGTGGCGCAGGCCCAGCATGCCTTGCGCGAGATGGCCGACAAGCTGAAGGCCGAGGGCGTCGAGATCAAATACGCCATTCATCCGGTCGCCGGCCGCATGCCAGGCCACATGAACGTGCTGCTGGCCGAAGCCAACGTGCCCTACGACGAAGTGTTCGAACTTGAGGATATCAACTCGGAATTCGCCCAGGCCGATGTCGCCTTCGTCATCGGCGCCAACGACGTGACCAACCCGGCCGCCAAGACCGATCCGAAATCGCCGATCTTCGGCATGCCGATCCTCGATGTCGACAAGGCCGGCACCGTGCTCTTCATCAAGCGCGGCATGGGCTCCGGTTATGCCGGCGTCGAGAACGAACTGTTCTTCCGCGACAACACCATGATGCTCTTCGCCGACGCCAAGAAAATGGTCGAAAATATCGTCAAGGCACTCGATCACTGACAATCAGCGGCGGGCAGAAGAAAAGATCCGCACTTTTCAAAAATGGAGGATAGACAAAATGGCTCAATGGGTACGATTTGACGATGAGGGCATGGAGGGCTTCGGTCTTCTGCAAGGCAAGGATATCGTCGTTTATCAAGGCAGCATGTTCGAACAGCCGATCGCCACCGACATGCGGCTTCCACTTGCCTCGGTTCGCTTGCTGGCGCCTTGCGCGCCTTCCAAGATCATCGCGCTGTGGAACAATTTCCATCAGCTCGCCGCCAAACTCGATGTCGCGAAACCCGATGAGCCGCTCTATCTGTTGAAGGCCCTGTCGAGTGTCGCATCTCCAGAGGCTGTAGTCCGCCGCCCTCCTTCCTACACCGAACGCGTCGGCTATGAAGGCGAACTTGGCATCGTGATCGGCAAGCGCTGCAGCAATGCGTCGGAAGAGGAAGCCGCAGCCGCCATTTTCGGCTACACCTGTGTCAACGACCTGACAGCGAGCGACATCATCGCCCGCGACAAGACCTTCGCGCAATGGGCCCGCGCCAAGAGCTTCGACGGTTTCTGTCCATTCGGTCCGGTCATCGCCACCGATATCGATCCGACCGGATGCAATGTCAGAACCGAGCTCAACGGCGCCCTGCGCCAGGACTATCCCTTGAGCGATATGATCTTTCCCCCGGCAATTCTTGTCAGCGCCCTATCGAAGGATATGACGCTTGAGCCCGGCGATCTGATCTGCTGCGGCACGTCGGTCGGCGTCGGCTCGATCAAGGATCCGACCAACACTGTCCGCGTCACCATCGAGGGCATCGGCACCTTGTCGACCACATTTGTTCAGTAGGTTATAAAATGAGAGAATACCCGGAAGCCAAGGTTCCGGGTATTCTTCTATCAAACCGGATTTGGATGTTTCAGCGCTCTATCCAACTCCGGCCAGACACGTCATATTCTTTCAGGCCGCCGCGGCCATCGCCTCGCGGATGGTTTCGCCAACGAGGTGCGGGCTCTTGGCGATGATCACGCCGGCATCTTTCAACGCGTTGATCTTGTTCCCGGCGTCGCTGGCAGCACTTTGCGCAAAGGCACCGGCATGGCCCATGCGGCGTTCCGTCGGCGCATAACGGCCGACGACGAGCCCGACGACCGGAATGTCCGGTTTGATCCCGGCAAGAAACTCTGCCAGCTCCTGTTCTTCCGATCCGCCGATCTCGCCGATGGCGATCACACCGCGCGTATCCTGGTCGGCAAGGAAAAGCTCCATGCAATCGCGCATGCTCAAGCCGTGAATGGCGTCACCGCCAATGCCGACTGTTGTCGACTGGCCCAATCCCGCCGCACTCACTTGAGCGATGACTTCGCTGGTCAGCGATGCCGAGCGCGACAGGATGCCGACGTGGCCCTTGCGCTCGCTGCCCGTCGCCATCACGCCGATCTTGCAGACCCCCGGCGATAGGATACCCTGCGAGTTCGGGCCGACAAGAACCGTCGAGCTTTGCTTGAGCGCCGCGCGCACGCGCAACATGTCCTGTACAGGCACCCGCTCCGTCAGAGCCACGATCAGCGGCATACCTGCCTCGATGGCCTCGATCATTGCTGCGGCGGCGTTTTCCGGCGGCACGAAAATCATGCTGGCATTGGCGCCAGTCTCTTTCATCGCTTCTGCAACCTGATCAAAGACCGGGAGGTTCAAATGGTAGGTTCCGCCCTTGCCGGGGGTGACGCCGCCGACGATCCGGGTTCCATACTCCATCATGGCCGCCGAATAATGCGTTCCGGCCCAACCGGTCATGCCCTGGCAGATCACACGGGTGTTCTGATCGACGAGAATGGTCATGATCTTTCTCCATGTGCGGCGGAAACGGCGCGGTTCACCGCCGTCCACATGTCGGGACAGTCGATCACCTTGCAACCGAAATTGGCGAAGCGAAACCGTGCATATTCGGCATTGTTGCCCGCCAGACGAACGATAACCGGACAGGTGCGGCCCGTCCGCCGCATCGCGATGCCGAGACCGTCGGCAATGGTGTCGCAGGGCTGCATTCCGCCGCCATGCACATTGACAAGAATCGAGCGCACAGCCGGATTGTTGAGAAGAAGCGTGAACCCATGCGCGACATCGAGGCTGGTGGCCGTCGTGCGGATATCCATGAAGTTTGCAGCGCTGCCATTGGCTGCACGCACCATATCGAGCGTTGCGAGGCCAAGTCCGGCCCCATTGACAGCCAGACCGATATTGCCGTCCATCCGCAGATAGTTGAGCCGGCGATTTTGCGCGACAAGCTCGATTTCATCGCCGTCATGCTCTTCGCGTAGCGCCACCAGCTCGGGATGCCTGAACAGCGCGTTGTCGTCGATGATCATCTTGACATCGACCGCAACGAAATTGCCCGCTTCTGTCACCACCAATGGATTGAGTTCGATGAGTGTTGCATCGAGTTCGACGAAGGCCAGGCGCAGCTGATCGACAAGCGAAGCAAAGGCGGAGTGAAGGCCGGAACCAAGGCCAAGACGCTGGGCCAGGCCAGTCACGACCGCCTTCTCCAGTGCATCTCCGGTACCGAGGGAAAGCCGTTCCAGACGGGTTTCGCCCGATTGAAGCCGCTGCTCGATATCCTCGCTGCCTTCAGCGCCGGCGAGGATGGCAATTTCAGCCCTCGCCGCATCAACGAGCAACGATAGATAGAGGCTGCGGACAGGGCGAACGGCCGCTTCGATCAACACCCTGTTGACGCGGCAACCGGCTGGTCCTGTCTGTTCGGTTATGAGTGTGCGCCCAAGCATCGCGGCTGCAGCTGTTTCGACCTCGCCTGTAGACGAGACCAGACGGACGCCGCCTGCCAGGCCGCGGCCTCCCGCCAGAACCTGTGATTTCACGGCGATCCTGTCCACGCCCAAAGCCTTGGCTGCTTCGCGGGCCTCGCTGGGGGTCAGCGCCACCTGGCCTTCGGGGACATTGACACCTCTGGCGGATAACAGTGCTTTCGACTGAAACTCATGAAGCTTCATAGCCGCCTCCTCCCTGAAGCGATTAGGCTGATGTGCGACGGGGACTTGCCCCGCGAGTCGCACTTGTCGTCAAGCGCATTGGAATACATAATGCCAACAAAAACGCATGCTGTCAATCCGTAGCCGGGTTAAGATTGCTGCTAGAACAACATCAAATGCGTTGTTTGAAAAGAAAACGGCGGCACCGGGGGTTATGCCGCCGTTTTCTCGATGCGGATTACTCGGCGGCGATTTGCTGCGGAGTTCCGAGTGCACCGCTTTTCTGCAGTTCGTCGATCGTCCGCTCATCGAACCTGAGGACGTCGCGCAGAATTTCGTCCGTATGCTCTCCCAGGAGCGGGGAACGCGTAACGTCTGTCGGACTGTCGGAAAGCTTGATGGGGTTACCGACAGAAAGATAGTTGCCGCGCTCCGGATGCTCCACCTCGACGATCGTGCCCGTAGCTCTTAGCGATTGGTCTTCGGCGATCTCTTTCATGGACAGGATAGGACCGCACGGGATGTCCCTGTCGTTGAGGATCGCCATCGCCTCGAACTTGTCCTTCGTCATCGTCCATTCCTCGATGCGGGCAAAAATCGCGTTGAGGCGCGGCAGACGAGCCACGGGTTTTGCATAGTCGGGATGGGTCTTCCATTCCGGCTCGCCGATCACGTCGCAGATCGCCTCCCACACCGGCGCCTGGGTAATGAAGTAGATATAGGCGTTGGGATCTGTCTCCCACCCCTTGCATTTCAGGATGCGCCCGGGCTGGCCGCCGCCTGAATCATTGCCCGCGCGCGGCACGCTTTCGCCGAATTCGATACCCTCGCCATATTGGCTGTATTCGTTCAACGGACCGTGCGCCAGACGTTGCTGGTCCCGCAGCTTGACCCGGCACAGATTGAGCACGCCATCCTGCATTGCTGCCGAGACTTTCTGGCCGCGCCCTGTCTTGGTGCGTTGGAAAAGCGCCGTGACGATGCCGAGGCAAAGATGCAGACCCGTGCCGGAATCACCGATCTGCGCTCCGGTAACCAGCGGCAGACCATCGCGAAAGCCCGTCGTCGAAGCCGCACCGCCGGTGCATTGCGCGACGTTTTCGTAAACCTTGCAATCCTGATAGGGACCGGGGCCGAATCCCTTGATCGAGGCAACGATCATGGCCGGATTGAGTTCCTGGACACGCTCCCACGTGAACCCCATGCGATCGAGCGCACCGGGAGCGAAATTCTCCACCAGCACATCGCAATTTTTGATCAGTTCTTCCAGAACCGCCTTCCCGCTCTGATTCTTGGTATCGAGCGTGATCGAACGTTTGTTGTGATTGAGCATGGTGAAATAAAGGCTATCCACCTCGGGGACGTCGCGCAGCTGGCCA
This genomic interval carries:
- the sucC gene encoding ADP-forming succinate--CoA ligase subunit beta codes for the protein MKLHEFQSKALLSARGVNVPEGQVALTPSEAREAAKALGVDRIAVKSQVLAGGRGLAGGVRLVSSTGEVETAAAAMLGRTLITEQTGPAGCRVNRVLIEAAVRPVRSLYLSLLVDAARAEIAILAGAEGSEDIEQRLQSGETRLERLSLGTGDALEKAVVTGLAQRLGLGSGLHSAFASLVDQLRLAFVELDATLIELNPLVVTEAGNFVAVDVKMIIDDNALFRHPELVALREEHDGDEIELVAQNRRLNYLRMDGNIGLAVNGAGLGLATLDMVRAANGSAANFMDIRTTATSLDVAHGFTLLLNNPAVRSILVNVHGGGMQPCDTIADGLGIAMRRTGRTCPVIVRLAGNNAEYARFRFANFGCKVIDCPDMWTAVNRAVSAAHGERS
- the sucD gene encoding succinate--CoA ligase subunit alpha, translated to MTILVDQNTRVICQGMTGWAGTHYSAAMMEYGTRIVGGVTPGKGGTYHLNLPVFDQVAEAMKETGANASMIFVPPENAAAAMIEAIEAGMPLIVALTERVPVQDMLRVRAALKQSSTVLVGPNSQGILSPGVCKIGVMATGSERKGHVGILSRSASLTSEVIAQVSAAGLGQSTTVGIGGDAIHGLSMRDCMELFLADQDTRGVIAIGEIGGSEEQELAEFLAGIKPDIPVVGLVVGRYAPTERRMGHAGAFAQSAASDAGNKINALKDAGVIIAKSPHLVGETIREAMAAAA
- a CDS encoding fumarylacetoacetate hydrolase family protein, which gives rise to MAQWVRFDDEGMEGFGLLQGKDIVVYQGSMFEQPIATDMRLPLASVRLLAPCAPSKIIALWNNFHQLAAKLDVAKPDEPLYLLKALSSVASPEAVVRRPPSYTERVGYEGELGIVIGKRCSNASEEEAAAAIFGYTCVNDLTASDIIARDKTFAQWARAKSFDGFCPFGPVIATDIDPTGCNVRTELNGALRQDYPLSDMIFPPAILVSALSKDMTLEPGDLICCGTSVGVGSIKDPTNTVRVTIEGIGTLSTTFVQ
- a CDS encoding NAD(P) transhydrogenase subunit alpha, whose protein sequence is MAADATLDKALDALNQAAEMVRQAAGAMPDAAGAAAHAVTGGAVDPFVFRLAIFVLAIFVGYYVVWSVTPALHTPLMAVTNAISSVIVVGALLAVGLSASGFATGFGFIALVLVSVNIFGGFLVTHRMLAMYKKKEK
- a CDS encoding NAD(P)(+) transhydrogenase (Re/Si-specific) subunit beta, which translates into the protein MSVNFATFLYLVSGVLFILALRGLSHPTTSRQGNFYGMTGMAIAIATTLALAEPSLKGLGLIVVGLAIGGSVGAYIAKRIAMTAMPQLVAAFHSLVGFAAVMVAAAAVYSPDSFGIGEVGSIHGQALIEMSIGVAIGAITFTGSIIAFLKLDGRMSGKPIMLPGRHLLNAGLLIAIVVLVVALVLTESHLVFWLIVILSLILGGLIIVPIGGADMPVVVSMLNSYSGWAAAALGFTLGNLALIITGALVGSSGAILSYIMCKGMNRSFISVILGGFGGETAGAASGEVEQRPVKQGSADDAAFIMKNASKVIIVPGYGMAVAQAQHALREMADKLKAEGVEIKYAIHPVAGRMPGHMNVLLAEANVPYDEVFELEDINSEFAQADVAFVIGANDVTNPAAKTDPKSPIFGMPILDVDKAGTVLFIKRGMGSGYAGVENELFFRDNTMMLFADAKKMVENIVKALDH
- the frc gene encoding formyl-CoA transferase, producing MTKALEGVRILDFTHVQSGPTCTQLLAWFGADVIKVERPGVGDITRGQLRDVPEVDSLYFTMLNHNKRSITLDTKNQSGKAVLEELIKNCDVLVENFAPGALDRMGFTWERVQELNPAMIVASIKGFGPGPYQDCKVYENVAQCTGGAASTTGFRDGLPLVTGAQIGDSGTGLHLCLGIVTALFQRTKTGRGQKVSAAMQDGVLNLCRVKLRDQQRLAHGPLNEYSQYGEGIEFGESVPRAGNDSGGGQPGRILKCKGWETDPNAYIYFITQAPVWEAICDVIGEPEWKTHPDYAKPVARLPRLNAIFARIEEWTMTKDKFEAMAILNDRDIPCGPILSMKEIAEDQSLRATGTIVEVEHPERGNYLSVGNPIKLSDSPTDVTRSPLLGEHTDEILRDVLRFDERTIDELQKSGALGTPQQIAAE